The following proteins come from a genomic window of Lachnoclostridium phytofermentans ISDg:
- a CDS encoding carbohydrate ABC transporter permease produces MKTTTVKNKRKISIGQPIIYLLLSLWALTTIYPIVWVVLNSFKDRRYILKNSFSLPIGDIFTLSNYELAFRRVNILSAYKNSLIISTTVAVTVIIFAGLASYVLVRYEFRLKKLLYGLVIAGMMFPVYSTIIPVFRMEYSWGIVNTDKLYLSLLSCALPQIAGNLSFAIVVLMGYIKSLPIELEEAAYMEGCNIFQIFFRVIVPLTKPSFATVSIFSFLWSYNDLFTQMFFLRTKTQWTITNLLNQLTSQEGTNYGLMASAVTLVIIPILILYIFLQKYIIKGMTAGAVKG; encoded by the coding sequence ATGAAAACTACTACAGTGAAAAACAAAAGAAAAATCTCCATAGGGCAACCCATCATCTATTTATTATTAAGTCTTTGGGCTTTAACTACGATTTATCCAATTGTATGGGTTGTATTAAATTCATTTAAAGACCGAAGATACATCTTAAAAAATTCCTTTTCGCTGCCTATAGGAGATATTTTTACCCTTAGTAACTACGAATTAGCATTTCGGCGTGTAAATATACTCAGTGCTTATAAAAATAGTTTAATAATCTCCACAACTGTAGCTGTGACTGTTATTATATTTGCAGGTTTAGCCTCTTACGTATTAGTAAGATATGAGTTTCGTTTAAAGAAATTATTATATGGTTTAGTAATTGCAGGTATGATGTTTCCTGTATACTCGACAATTATTCCTGTATTTCGTATGGAATATTCCTGGGGTATTGTAAATACCGATAAACTATACTTATCCCTACTCTCCTGCGCTCTTCCGCAAATAGCTGGTAACTTATCCTTTGCTATTGTCGTATTAATGGGATATATTAAAAGTCTTCCAATAGAGCTAGAAGAAGCTGCTTACATGGAGGGATGCAATATTTTTCAAATTTTCTTCCGTGTTATTGTTCCGTTAACCAAACCATCTTTTGCTACGGTTTCCATCTTCTCCTTTTTATGGAGCTATAATGATTTATTTACTCAGATGTTCTTTTTACGTACCAAGACACAGTGGACTATTACTAATTTATTGAATCAATTAACTTCCCAGGAAGGTACTAACTACGGACTTATGGCATCTGCGGTAACACTGGTAATAATTCCGATTTTAATCTTATATATCTTCTTACAGAAATATATCATTAAAGGAATGACTGCAGGTGCGGTCAAGGGTTGA
- a CDS encoding ABC transporter ATP-binding protein, whose protein sequence is MGTIITVENLIKKYETYKRGSGFKESVKTFFHREKVPVLAVNDISFTAEEGDIIGILGPNGAGKSTTIKMLTGTLYPTSGNISVMGFNPTKNRKTYVHQIGAVFGQKSQLIWDIPPIDSFRMNKAIYNISDQDYKERIEVMSKLFGVEDYITRPTRVLSLGERMKCEFIMAMLHQPRVVFLDEPTIGLDVIAKQKIREFIREMNKRGTTFILTTHDLEDVEQLAKNIVIINHGEKVFDDSIENLRKVLGAKKIVHLVLQQPIKDLNIEGASIIERESELNITISVDLDVISINNFMARFSERCDFTDISIKEMPMEAIITYIYQSKKEG, encoded by the coding sequence ATGGGAACGATTATTACAGTTGAAAATTTGATTAAGAAGTACGAGACCTATAAAAGAGGCAGTGGATTTAAGGAGAGTGTTAAAACCTTTTTCCATAGGGAGAAAGTTCCGGTATTGGCGGTAAACGATATCTCCTTCACCGCAGAAGAGGGGGATATCATCGGTATTCTTGGACCCAATGGCGCAGGTAAATCTACAACAATTAAAATGTTAACTGGTACGCTGTACCCTACCAGCGGTAATATCAGTGTAATGGGCTTCAATCCAACGAAGAACAGAAAAACTTATGTCCATCAAATTGGGGCAGTATTTGGACAAAAGTCACAGCTAATATGGGACATACCGCCAATTGATAGCTTTCGAATGAACAAAGCGATTTACAACATATCAGACCAGGATTATAAAGAGCGAATAGAAGTTATGTCTAAGCTTTTTGGAGTAGAGGACTATATCACAAGACCAACCAGAGTTCTTTCCCTTGGTGAGAGAATGAAATGTGAGTTTATAATGGCCATGCTGCATCAGCCAAGGGTAGTATTCTTAGATGAACCGACAATTGGTCTGGATGTCATAGCAAAGCAAAAAATTAGAGAATTTATCCGGGAAATGAACAAGCGAGGAACCACCTTTATTCTCACCACCCATGATTTGGAGGATGTGGAACAGTTGGCTAAGAATATCGTTATCATTAATCACGGAGAGAAGGTATTTGACGATTCTATTGAAAATCTTAGAAAGGTTCTGGGGGCGAAGAAAATCGTTCACTTGGTATTACAGCAGCCGATTAAGGATTTGAATATCGAAGGAGCAAGCATTATAGAAAGAGAGTCTGAGTTGAATATAACCATCAGCGTGGATCTTGATGTAATCTCCATAAATAATTTCATGGCAAGGTTTTCCGAAAGATGTGACTTTACTGATATCTCAATTAAGGAAATGCCGATGGAGGCTATTATTACATATATTTATCAGAGTAAGAAAGAAGGATGA
- a CDS encoding response regulator transcription factor — protein sequence MYKVIIIDDEPVIVRGLSQTIPWEKHNCQVVGTAFNGKDGLDLIRDQKPDILISDICMPGMDGLTMIASIKSQFPKMQICILTGFRDFDYAQRAICLGVTRFLLKPSKMNELLDALDVMTTNLSSSDVEIKKEELLISDTEQQDSPEENTASSFIVKNALQYIDENYQQKIMLSEVAEHIYVSQWHLSKLLHRHTGQNFSEILNNVRIEKAKELLNNPALRIGEVAEKVGFVDMAHFSRVFKKIVGISANEFRNTVLSK from the coding sequence ATGTACAAGGTAATTATCATTGATGACGAACCGGTTATCGTAAGGGGATTGTCTCAGACAATACCATGGGAGAAACATAATTGTCAGGTCGTAGGCACTGCATTTAATGGAAAAGACGGACTAGATTTAATCCGGGACCAAAAGCCAGATATTTTAATATCTGATATCTGTATGCCCGGCATGGATGGCTTAACCATGATAGCAAGTATAAAATCACAATTTCCAAAGATGCAGATTTGCATCTTGACTGGATTCCGCGATTTTGATTATGCCCAACGGGCTATTTGTCTTGGTGTTACTCGATTTCTATTAAAACCATCTAAAATGAATGAATTATTAGATGCACTTGATGTTATGACAACCAATCTATCAAGTTCTGATGTTGAGATAAAAAAAGAAGAACTATTGATATCTGACACAGAACAGCAAGACTCACCAGAAGAGAACACCGCCAGCAGTTTTATCGTGAAGAATGCCTTACAATATATTGATGAAAACTACCAACAAAAAATAATGTTATCGGAAGTTGCTGAACATATCTATGTCAGCCAATGGCATTTAAGTAAATTACTCCACCGACATACTGGACAAAATTTTTCTGAAATTCTTAATAACGTTCGTATAGAAAAGGCAAAAGAATTACTCAATAATCCAGCACTACGTATCGGTGAAGTAGCCGAAAAAGTTGGCTTCGTTGATATGGCACATTTTTCAAGAGTATTTAAAAAAATAGTTGGTATTTCTGCAAATGAGTTTCGAAATACAGTACTATCTAAGTAA
- a CDS encoding ABC transporter permease has translation MKRYMHIYRECIKVSFTTASTYRLNFFLNSVIMLLGDILFPLVTLLIYGSGAGFEGWTVYEVLLIQSVFTMSMAIADMSFHGIMWATMGAVREGNLEMVLLMPVDTMFLLMARSFSIDAIGSFLGGATIFIIALTHLEAPSLIMWLQFGSMFLIGLMVMMGIALMMAATSFKWVGNSRIPEIFDSLRSFGKYPQSIFPKAILIISSFLIPVAMIGFFPAAALLGRGNYIMFIAILPCIVFLILGIALYRFMVRMYQGVGG, from the coding sequence ATGAAACGATATATGCATATCTATAGGGAGTGCATCAAAGTGTCTTTTACCACAGCCTCTACCTACCGTTTGAATTTTTTCCTGAATTCAGTAATTATGCTACTAGGAGATATATTGTTCCCACTGGTTACCCTCTTAATTTATGGGTCGGGAGCTGGATTTGAAGGTTGGACTGTATATGAAGTACTGTTAATCCAATCCGTATTTACGATGTCCATGGCAATCGCTGATATGAGCTTTCATGGAATTATGTGGGCAACCATGGGAGCTGTTCGTGAGGGAAATTTAGAGATGGTACTGCTAATGCCGGTGGATACAATGTTTCTTCTAATGGCACGCAGCTTTTCCATTGATGCAATTGGCTCATTCCTCGGAGGAGCAACGATTTTTATAATTGCATTAACGCATTTGGAAGCACCATCCCTGATTATGTGGCTACAGTTTGGCTCTATGTTTCTGATAGGACTTATGGTTATGATGGGGATTGCACTTATGATGGCTGCAACTTCTTTCAAATGGGTTGGAAATTCACGCATTCCTGAGATATTTGACAGCCTGCGAAGCTTCGGAAAGTATCCGCAGAGTATTTTCCCAAAGGCAATTCTGATCATATCTTCTTTTTTGATACCGGTGGCAATGATTGGCTTCTTTCCGGCAGCAGCACTGCTGGGAAGAGGGAATTACATCATGTTTATCGCTATTCTTCCATGTATTGTATTTTTGATTCTAGGAATTGCTTTATATCGATTTATGGTACGCATGTATCAGGGCGTCGGAGGCTGA
- a CDS encoding ABC transporter permease, translated as MKYIRHQFEVMKAVALVTYKEWSAYRTHSMVSIFVGPVYFIVQYFIWTSAYGGKAEINGMQLSQIITYFGASTLIGYLTMDFADWNLQMLIQTGKFLTFSLRPIHHRFFAFSQKVGHRFLGLLFEFIPCYLIFSLLFGVEMIPKRIGWTLLSVAFAFLMNFYVHYILGMTAFWFIQSSGIRRVFDLLSGVFSGAFIPLVFFPEAVQRVLFFLPFPYMSYVPAMVFTGEFHLAGINMPIPTIVGLQGIAVGVVIILSELIYKASMHHFNGVGV; from the coding sequence ATGAAATACATACGTCATCAATTCGAAGTAATGAAAGCAGTGGCACTGGTTACCTATAAGGAATGGAGTGCCTACCGCACCCATTCCATGGTTTCAATTTTTGTAGGACCAGTTTATTTTATTGTCCAATATTTTATCTGGACGTCGGCTTATGGTGGGAAAGCGGAGATTAATGGCATGCAACTATCTCAGATAATAACCTATTTTGGAGCTTCCACCCTGATAGGTTATTTGACGATGGATTTTGCGGATTGGAATTTACAGATGCTAATCCAGACCGGTAAGTTTTTGACTTTTTCCTTGAGACCGATACACCATCGCTTCTTTGCATTTTCGCAGAAGGTTGGACATCGGTTTCTTGGGTTGCTATTTGAATTTATTCCATGTTATTTAATTTTTTCCCTACTGTTCGGTGTTGAAATGATACCGAAAAGGATAGGATGGACATTACTCTCCGTAGCTTTTGCTTTCTTAATGAACTTCTATGTTCATTATATACTGGGAATGACTGCATTTTGGTTTATACAATCTTCCGGGATACGAAGGGTGTTTGATCTTTTATCTGGAGTGTTTTCCGGAGCCTTCATACCATTGGTATTTTTTCCTGAGGCTGTGCAAAGAGTACTATTCTTCTTACCATTTCCGTATATGTCCTATGTTCCGGCAATGGTATTTACCGGAGAGTTTCATTTGGCAGGCATTAATATGCCGATACCAACAATCGTAGGTCTTCAGGGAATCGCTGTAGGTGTCGTTATAATTTTAAGTGAGCTAATTTATAAAGCATCCATGCATCATTTTAATGGTGTCGGGGTTTAA
- a CDS encoding endo-1,4-beta-xylanase — protein MWFLDNIKISQRLINVENVAPDYKSYPALKDVYKDYFLIGVASSNYRMSGDKLDIINYHFNTFTPENEMKPSSVQNVKGVFTYSALDEQFAKLPGFNLIGHTLAWHSQSPTWMWGSPTPLPAADAKANLDAHITDVLDRYGANLYSIDVVNEAMADGKNNVDWRQNLRSNEGWYTALGSEWVEDAFLKAAEIVDANGWNCKLYYNDFNLDYADKARSVYNMVKDINERYAGRRPNGKPLIEGIGMQGHYNENTIVANVENSINLFSTLPGVSISVTELDITYLNSGSLTEVQAHSQAVKYAQLFDVYKRYAVGPANGGKGRIERVTFWGTNDADSWRASTFPLLFDKNLRAKEAFKAVLDPTKYLSTEIPAAGQTYDKYPALKDIYKDYFTMGIFGSGETNALVYNFAAYAPGNEMKPESTQNVKGTFTYNSADTAFSNLLSRNPNMLFYGHTLAWHSQSPTWMWDAPPAKYGQPGTYDRTTALKNLNDHIENVLGYYGGRLEGIDVVNEAIGTANPNDWKSSLAKGEGWYMALGSDWVELAFLKAAEVVDSHPDWNCKLIYNDFGLDSPNKARAVYEMVKSINERYEGVRPNGKNLIEVIGMQEHDNLTTDVTYVENSIKLFATLPGVKVNITEMDIGCPPVGTLTSDNENNQAMKYAELFQIFKKYATGSANTTSNPKVIDRVSICGVRDATSGWRAGEYALLFTSTGLAKQALVAVLDPDAFLAGHKYIDTDPKPEIKPVDGVFVYDAAKGDGWSGANIILGNGASQWPWSTAAEDGKVAFIPEKEATYRLTINYTSAGTSAIRVRWVGDNTNGGYTTADGSVVSSPPYNTSLNPSMVSPRIPAYFNSGMVAGGTYSLVTEIKLDGSQAANGLIGNIAIRGGAGGNAFSINSIKVEKIGTGAPDQLLVSWPASPTIAYTAIANGVANTTTSNSIALTFNNPVPGFVATDITLTAGTANATLGALTVVDGSNDTKYNLAISGITMEGNVNLKITKDGVDNVVKVVDIHRIPITFTVANVGGNAFVSNSTALRLTFNAAVTSLSAEDIILLPGTPTAVSNYASSLAQKGLLTKVSDTIYELALTGITKTGTLGVKVNKIGIEANQKNVIVNAKVDKTALQPTPPRSYFPQNITNLPKSSGLNDLFQFLDSNAGTNGRVETAADWTARKAELKDLIQYYYYGRYYPTAKTCITVNTATNQVNVTINDNGRSVTGSLGTVTVPTGTAPEGGWPVIIAFGFGQTSMATQNGYAVINVSNWGGSRTGNYYNLYPFNAYDYDFNTGSIMTAAWTVSRIIDAMEISQTANGGKNQWNINPYKSITTGVSINGKYALMAAAMDDRVGAAAPVDCGQSGASSFRYTAEGKLFYYNSPLDRIYRRNQKALNSIQYSGESFWMGLGTAAGFHQQVDIDYLPFDAHAVEALVAPRPLIAFTADNNFDWTTPPSSVMDMLAAKEVYEFLGSGDNIAVRTRDGAHAIQDRDVPFMLAIMDNAFGGKPLEVRDLYPKSNPPSYGIGTYANISAMSIYPYDIDSSYIRWSRPGKYTLWTENEIVTEGIPATIKVHSDAGQVKLTILDADNKPTESTWTANVVGGIAVFNLTADQVKIGRYQITTVGTAKDGKTVYFQGIDVATALRHGTARNDNGAAVMYGFTSKINKNMVEVYADSNKLTKSLQEDTEQAWILNYGVTTNPNENNRILNNAFNVITLKKLQMEAMPGYTFEISIDKSKLANNQETISWNASAAVQKIGPQPNWPLYPNSLTDDGTRPLRPATATNFNATTTFSLNDLANLDVGDKLVITFNEPMYKGDFGIGFDFSDDFLLTWADDNKSVEVTFNNVTKGKGEVCNIYTMRLSDAAGNMIAAPIHHSFTRKPASEGPITITPTPTVTEVPTVTGAPTATPTPTPELTTEEILEHLTPKRTGTLYVGGKSFNLGWFGLKLPNNVVKVANFDEKTLSKLDEGIVPITITYKSNNPGIVEVKQNGRLIAKESGIIVITATVTMQDGTQKVYTRKLSVKKATIEFVESAVHMKVGEEAVFKIKVNGLDEDSILWMSSKKDGVVVKKNPGSTTATVKAVSAKTDWIYVNVDGMKKSIKVIIEE, from the coding sequence GTGTGGTTTCTCGATAATATCAAGATCTCACAGAGATTAATTAATGTTGAAAACGTAGCTCCGGATTACAAAAGTTATCCTGCACTAAAGGATGTCTACAAAGATTATTTCCTAATTGGCGTGGCATCGAGTAATTACCGGATGTCCGGTGACAAGCTTGATATAATCAATTATCATTTCAACACATTTACGCCTGAGAATGAGATGAAGCCCTCGAGTGTACAAAATGTCAAGGGTGTATTTACCTATAGTGCCCTAGACGAACAATTCGCTAAGCTTCCAGGCTTTAATCTGATCGGCCATACCCTAGCTTGGCACTCACAGTCGCCTACCTGGATGTGGGGTTCACCGACACCTCTGCCTGCTGCAGATGCAAAGGCCAATTTGGACGCACACATTACGGATGTTTTGGACCGTTATGGCGCAAACCTTTACAGTATCGACGTCGTTAACGAGGCTATGGCCGACGGCAAGAACAATGTCGACTGGCGGCAGAATCTGCGTAGCAATGAGGGTTGGTACACTGCTCTTGGTTCAGAGTGGGTTGAAGACGCATTCCTTAAAGCAGCTGAAATCGTTGACGCCAATGGTTGGAACTGCAAGCTTTACTACAATGATTTCAATCTCGACTATGCCGATAAGGCAAGATCTGTTTATAATATGGTTAAGGATATCAACGAACGTTATGCCGGAAGACGTCCAAACGGCAAGCCCCTTATCGAGGGTATCGGTATGCAAGGACACTATAATGAGAACACCATCGTAGCTAACGTTGAGAACTCGATCAACCTCTTTTCGACTCTTCCCGGTGTCTCTATTAGCGTTACCGAACTAGATATTACATACTTAAATTCGGGTAGTCTCACCGAAGTTCAAGCTCATAGCCAGGCCGTTAAGTATGCACAACTCTTTGATGTTTATAAGAGGTATGCTGTAGGCCCTGCAAACGGAGGAAAGGGCCGCATCGAACGTGTTACCTTCTGGGGAACAAACGACGCTGACAGTTGGCGTGCATCAACCTTCCCGTTGCTCTTTGACAAGAATCTACGTGCTAAAGAAGCTTTCAAAGCCGTTCTTGATCCAACTAAGTACTTAAGCACCGAGATCCCTGCCGCAGGCCAGACTTATGATAAATATCCAGCACTGAAAGACATCTACAAAGATTATTTCACCATGGGTATTTTCGGCTCAGGCGAAACTAATGCCTTAGTTTACAATTTTGCGGCATATGCACCTGGTAATGAGATGAAGCCAGAAAGTACACAAAATGTCAAAGGAACTTTTACATACAATAGCGCGGACACCGCGTTTAGTAATCTTCTAAGTAGGAATCCGAACATGCTTTTCTACGGACATACGCTTGCATGGCATTCGCAGTCACCAACGTGGATGTGGGACGCACCACCTGCTAAATACGGACAACCAGGTACATACGATAGAACCACCGCATTAAAAAATCTCAATGATCATATAGAAAATGTTCTCGGCTACTACGGAGGACGTCTTGAAGGAATCGATGTAGTGAATGAAGCCATCGGTACTGCGAACCCTAACGACTGGAAATCTTCGCTAGCAAAAGGAGAAGGCTGGTATATGGCACTCGGCTCAGACTGGGTTGAACTCGCATTCCTAAAAGCTGCCGAAGTTGTTGACAGTCATCCGGATTGGAATTGCAAGTTGATCTATAACGATTTCGGTCTTGATTCTCCAAACAAAGCACGTGCAGTCTACGAGATGGTTAAGAGCATTAACGAACGTTATGAAGGCGTACGCCCGAATGGGAAAAACCTGATTGAGGTCATCGGTATGCAAGAACATGATAATCTCACCACAGATGTTACATATGTGGAAAACTCCATCAAACTGTTTGCGACACTTCCTGGTGTCAAAGTTAATATTACAGAGATGGATATCGGATGCCCACCTGTCGGAACTCTCACCTCGGATAATGAGAACAACCAGGCAATGAAGTATGCTGAGTTGTTCCAGATTTTCAAAAAGTATGCTACAGGCTCAGCTAATACGACAAGCAATCCAAAGGTAATTGATCGCGTGAGTATTTGCGGCGTTAGAGACGCTACCTCAGGTTGGCGTGCTGGTGAATATGCACTGCTATTTACATCGACAGGATTGGCAAAACAAGCTTTAGTAGCGGTTCTAGATCCCGATGCATTTCTTGCGGGACATAAATACATTGATACTGATCCAAAACCGGAGATAAAGCCAGTTGACGGCGTCTTTGTTTATGATGCAGCCAAAGGAGACGGATGGTCAGGTGCGAATATTATCTTGGGTAACGGCGCATCACAGTGGCCTTGGTCGACAGCAGCAGAGGATGGTAAGGTGGCATTTATTCCTGAGAAGGAAGCGACATACCGTCTCACGATTAACTACACATCAGCAGGTACATCAGCCATTCGTGTGCGTTGGGTTGGGGACAACACTAACGGTGGATATACCACTGCAGATGGATCGGTTGTCAGCTCACCTCCATATAACACTAGTTTAAATCCTAGCATGGTGTCACCTAGAATTCCTGCGTACTTCAACAGCGGCATGGTGGCTGGCGGAACCTACAGTTTAGTTACTGAAATCAAGCTTGACGGTTCTCAGGCTGCAAATGGACTAATTGGTAACATCGCTATCCGTGGTGGAGCTGGCGGTAACGCCTTCTCTATTAACTCAATTAAGGTGGAGAAGATCGGTACCGGAGCACCTGATCAGCTACTAGTTAGCTGGCCGGCATCTCCAACAATAGCATATACCGCAATAGCAAATGGTGTCGCAAATACCACTACCTCCAATTCTATCGCACTTACCTTTAATAATCCGGTACCGGGATTTGTAGCCACCGACATCACCCTCACAGCAGGCACCGCTAATGCAACATTAGGCGCTTTGACTGTAGTGGACGGCTCGAACGATACAAAATACAACCTTGCTATCAGTGGAATTACTATGGAAGGTAACGTTAATTTAAAGATTACAAAGGACGGCGTAGATAATGTAGTAAAGGTCGTTGATATTCACAGAATTCCAATTACCTTTACCGTAGCGAATGTTGGAGGCAATGCCTTTGTAAGTAATAGTACCGCTTTAAGGCTAACATTTAATGCAGCTGTAACTAGTCTGTCGGCAGAAGACATTATTCTACTCCCTGGAACTCCTACTGCTGTATCAAACTATGCAAGTTCATTAGCGCAGAAGGGCCTTCTTACGAAAGTAAGCGACACTATATATGAACTTGCGCTCACAGGCATTACCAAAACAGGTACACTTGGAGTCAAAGTCAATAAAATAGGGATTGAAGCCAATCAGAAGAATGTAATTGTAAATGCAAAAGTTGATAAGACCGCATTGCAACCTACACCTCCTCGTAGTTATTTCCCTCAGAATATAACTAACCTACCAAAATCATCAGGCTTAAACGATCTGTTCCAGTTCTTGGATTCTAATGCAGGTACAAATGGCCGGGTTGAAACCGCAGCTGATTGGACGGCACGTAAAGCCGAGCTAAAAGACTTAATTCAATACTATTACTACGGCAGATATTACCCGACAGCAAAGACTTGTATTACGGTGAATACCGCTACGAACCAGGTTAATGTCACCATAAATGATAATGGTAGAAGCGTGACCGGAAGCCTTGGCACCGTAACGGTTCCTACTGGTACAGCTCCGGAAGGCGGCTGGCCGGTTATTATCGCCTTTGGTTTTGGCCAGACGTCAATGGCAACCCAAAACGGTTACGCAGTAATTAACGTCTCCAACTGGGGTGGAAGCAGAACCGGAAACTACTATAATCTGTATCCGTTTAACGCCTACGATTACGATTTCAATACAGGCTCAATTATGACAGCAGCATGGACTGTCTCCCGTATCATAGACGCGATGGAGATTAGCCAAACAGCGAATGGCGGTAAGAATCAATGGAACATCAACCCGTATAAGTCCATTACAACAGGCGTATCCATTAACGGTAAATATGCTCTGATGGCAGCAGCTATGGACGATCGTGTCGGTGCAGCAGCACCTGTTGATTGCGGACAATCCGGTGCATCTAGCTTCCGTTATACCGCTGAAGGAAAATTGTTCTACTATAATTCACCATTAGACCGTATCTATCGTAGAAATCAGAAAGCTTTAAACAGTATTCAGTATAGTGGTGAATCATTCTGGATGGGGCTTGGAACAGCAGCTGGATTCCATCAACAAGTAGATATCGATTATTTACCTTTTGACGCGCATGCTGTTGAGGCTCTAGTAGCACCTAGACCGCTTATCGCGTTTACCGCAGATAATAATTTCGACTGGACTACCCCGCCGTCCTCAGTAATGGATATGTTAGCTGCTAAGGAAGTCTACGAGTTCTTAGGTAGCGGCGACAACATTGCTGTACGTACGCGTGACGGTGCACATGCAATACAGGATAGAGATGTTCCGTTCATGTTAGCAATCATGGACAATGCATTTGGCGGAAAGCCGCTAGAAGTCAGAGATCTCTACCCTAAGAGTAACCCACCAAGCTATGGTATAGGAACCTATGCTAATATTTCAGCTATGTCGATTTACCCTTACGATATTGACAGTTCCTACATTCGTTGGTCTCGTCCAGGCAAATACACGCTATGGACCGAAAACGAGATTGTCACCGAAGGTATCCCTGCAACAATCAAGGTTCATTCTGATGCCGGGCAGGTTAAATTGACGATTCTAGATGCGGACAACAAACCGACAGAGTCTACATGGACAGCCAATGTAGTTGGTGGCATCGCTGTGTTTAACCTAACAGCGGATCAAGTTAAGATAGGGCGTTACCAGATTACTACGGTTGGTACCGCAAAGGATGGCAAGACTGTGTACTTCCAAGGCATAGACGTAGCTACCGCACTGCGTCACGGCACCGCCAGAAATGACAACGGCGCGGCTGTTATGTATGGATTTACCAGTAAGATCAATAAAAATATGGTAGAAGTTTACGCAGATAGCAATAAGTTGACAAAGTCCCTCCAGGAGGACACAGAGCAGGCTTGGATTCTTAATTATGGCGTAACAACTAACCCTAATGAGAACAACCGCATACTAAATAACGCGTTCAATGTAATTACACTGAAAAAGCTGCAAATGGAGGCTATGCCTGGCTATACATTTGAGATTTCCATTGACAAGTCTAAACTTGCTAACAATCAGGAAACTATCAGTTGGAACGCATCGGCAGCGGTACAAAAGATCGGTCCTCAGCCGAACTGGCCTCTGTATCCAAACAGCCTGACAGATGACGGAACCCGCCCATTACGCCCGGCGACAGCTACCAACTTTAACGCCACTACTACTTTCAGTTTAAATGATCTGGCAAATCTCGATGTTGGCGATAAATTGGTGATTACATTCAATGAGCCTATGTACAAAGGCGATTTCGGTATCGGATTTGATTTCTCCGATGACTTTTTACTTACATGGGCAGATGATAACAAATCGGTAGAAGTGACATTTAACAATGTAACAAAAGGGAAAGGTGAAGTTTGCAATATTTATACTATGCGCTTAAGTGATGCCGCTGGTAATATGATTGCAGCTCCAATCCACCATTCGTTCACTCGTAAGCCTGCCTCCGAAGGCCCTATTACGATTACGCCAACCCCAACGGTTACGGAGGTTCCAACGGTTACGGGTGCCCCGACTGCAACCCCTACTCCTACACCAGAGTTAACAACAGAAGAGATTCTAGAGCACTTAACACCAAAACGCACTGGTACTCTATATGTTGGAGGTAAGAGTTTTAACTTAGGATGGTTTGGATTAAAGCTTCCAAATAACGTTGTTAAAGTAGCTAACTTTGATGAAAAGACATTAAGTAAGCTTGATGAGGGAATAGTTCCAATTACGATTACTTATAAGTCAAATAATCCAGGTATTGTAGAAGTAAAACAGAATGGACGTTTGATTGCAAAAGAATCTGGTATTATAGTTATTACGGCTACTGTTACAATGCAGGATGGAACACAGAAGGTTTATACTAGAAAATTATCTGTTAAAAAAGCGACCATTGAATTTGTGGAAAGTGCTGTGCATATGAAAGTGGGAGAAGAAGCAGTATTTAAAATAAAAGTAAATGGTTTAGATGAAGATAGCATCCTCTGGATGTCTAGTAAAAAGGATGGAGTAGTTGTGAAGAAGAATCCAGGAAGTACAACTGCAACAGTTAAGGCCGTTTCTGCAAAAACAGATTGGATTTATGTAAATGTAGATGGTATGAAGAAGTCAATTAAAGTTATTATTGAAGAGTAA